The segment cccatatgcccaaacaattaaatctcactttttatgtgtcatatgcaaaaatgatttctgggttatgctctactaggcccatttattctaaaattaaaatttcataaaaaaaggAGCTCTCAGTAAAATgttatgcaagtttttctatggcagcccaaaagaacaactgtcattgaacttgaaccttgaaccttttcaaagttcaaagttcgggttcaagttcaaagttcgaaTTTAACATTTGTAATttttgttcattgaacttgaaccattgaacctttttggttcaggttcaaggttcaacgcgCAGGAAAATGGAAAGAGAAAAATCAATGCATTATACTatgggtgcagtttgtgttttgaaccttttgattgaaccccgcaggttcaaggttcaagtagttcaaaaggttcaagcggttcaaattttgggttcattgtaatttttggtctttgaatttgaactttgaaccttctttggttcaagcccGCATGTACAAGcacgcaggttcaaggttcaaggttcgatttcagaggttcaaattcagagtttagagattcatcagatgcaggttcaaagtgtgtgaCTTCAAAATTTCagcaaattcaaaatccaataatattggaatgtttaatgtttgtaattttcaatgtaaTCTTGAACCACGGATTTTCTGAGACAAAAAAAATCAGTCTCGGTGCGGGGGGAATAACTTTCAATATAACCATTGGATCGTGCTGAAATTTTAATATGATTTGGAGAATGTAGTTTTCTAAATTCTCACTGGAGCGATTGGCAAAATATTATCTCAGTCAAAAGTTATTTATCTCTAAGTACAGGTCTATCAAAAATtttgagataaaagatttgaagcaaaataaaaaaaaagttgtcgaaagaagaggataaaggaaaagattaattaataatcttttcaagaatcagttattgataactgatattcttagctatatatatgtaattaaaGAAAAGAGAGGGGTTCTGAAACTGTGATTTTGGAAATGATAGAAGAATTTTTGATAGGAATTGTGGGAAGTGAAAATGATAGCTGATTATTAATGAAATGTTGTGATATCTTTGAATCTGTATATTCTGAGATTCGTAATTCTTCTTAGATTATTATGTGGGCATAATTTAATCTGATAATCAGTTATCTGTGCATTTCTTTTTTGTTCATATTTATTATAGAATGTTGGATGACTCACATGGTGTTAacttgcttgatcccccttgccctgtgaggcacgAGAGAGTCTCGATTAAGCTGCTAGTTTCTCCTGTTGAGTTtccattttgttttgaatatatacaacaagaatgttatgaatcagagtttgtgaactctcctttgaatattcttttcagaaatttcttatatgtgcagttttgaaggcatttatttgtgttgatggataaatgctgaagcctttcgatgctttctggttaaaagtgttagcatatcaactgtataataaattcattgtaaatcttgtaaagagggagctgtacctctcaattcagaggaagattatcaattcaatgataatctatccaattgttggtgctctttgtcctttatcccGGGCATTTGGAGTTAATATGTGTATGTATTTGTtcaaggacaaatctgttcactaacaatatgtacatgtatatatatatagatatgtatatatatgtgtgtatatagatatgtatatatatgtatatacacacacacacacacacatatatatatgtgtgtgtgtgtgtgtgtgtgtgtgtgtgtacacacacacacacacacacacacacacacacacacacacacacatatatatagacacacacacacacacatgcatacatacatacatatgtatgtatatatatatgtgtgtgtgtgtgtgtgtgtgtgtgtgtgtgtgtgtgtgtgtgtgtgtgtgtgtgtgtgtgtgtgtgcatctacacacacacacacacacacacacacacacacacacacacacatatatatatatacacacacacacacacacacatgcatacatacatacatatgtatgtatgtatgtgtgtgtgtgtgtgtatagatgtatatgtgtgtgtgtgtgtgtgtgtacacacacacacacacataaaatttcaaattaaaatcattacacacacacatataaaatttcaaattaaaatcATTAAATTCCACTTTAATTTCATATCATGAAAATTCCCTAAAACTAGGAAATGGTTCATTCCATGATGGGTATACCTTGAAGAGCACTAAAAAATCTAAGTGAAAAACTCAAATAACCAAGGATACCCTTTTGATCCCTACTCACCCAACAACACATTTCCACATTCAATTTCACTTTTAAGCCATTCAAACAAAAATTGGAAATTATAACATTTCTTGAGATGAGGTTTTCAAAACTTGTTAAAATCTAATGATTTAATCCATGAAATGGTTTTGATTTAATTAAACAAGTTCTCTAATACATCATATATATCAaatacaactattttaaataaaaaagaatgaAAACAATGGAGGATTCAAATTCCTACCTCAAACTTGCATAAagctttcaaattcaaatctttttGCACATACCTTGAAAGGGTTAGACGAATCCTTTGAGTAGCAAGCAAAATCCTCCAATGCAAATCCAAtgagacaatatccaaaaatttcttccCAATATTTCTTCCCAGTCATTCAATAAAAAATCCATCACTACtaactttttaaaatataataaaataacaaTTAATATATTTCTCCTAGTTACCCAAATAACCCAATTAGGCTAATTATGTAATTACCAACACGATGAATACACATAACACGCCTTTTATTTCTTTTAACTATTAATTTGCAATTCAACCATTAAAACTCATTTTCATATTTAAAATCGACaataaaatacaaataaacaaataGGCACAAACAATCTTTATTGGTTGACCACATAGGGGTAATTAATTATTCCAAACATTATCACCATGGTAACCAGGGTGTAAAATTGTAAACACATGGAACTTTTCCTCAACGAGGTACAATGGGTAGGGCTTAGGTGTCATTTGGCTAGTGTTCTATCTCTTATTAACCATCATTGGGGAAGGGTACACATAGACTTGTGAAACCAAGTGGATTTAATACCTAGAACTTGCATCACTCAACAAACATCACAAGTGCCTATGCATATACATCATACTCAAAGCACATATAAATTCTCCAATACTAGGGTCAACATCATAAGCATAGTCAATACATCATAGCATAATCATATCATCATAAGCATAATAAATGACTGAATCTAACAAGTGTAATCAAATCTAATGACAATCATGTAATATCCACATGATCAAAGTGAATACATGTATCCAAAGATGCACCACATGGATGCCAATACAAAAGAATGATGATACACATAATCCTTGATATAATATAAATAGTATCAATAATGGATCAATATAATAATGACAGATTGAAAATGCGAGAGGCATTGCAAAAAGAATTAGATTCAAGGGTGTTAGCTATGCTAAAGCTAATAGAGTTGACAAAATGGTTCCAAGATTCGGGCAATGAATACAATAGTGTGACTGCCATGTCTCCATCTTTAGTTTTTACATATATACTAGTAAATTGACAAATAAGAGTATTGAAAACATTTGAATAGTCAATAATTTTTATGCCTTCAATAAAAAACTATGCAATTGCCTCTTCAAGTAGATTTGGTTTGTCAATTATTTTGTCATGTAAAGACTCTCCATTTTGCCCCATAAGCCTATTGTTGTTTCGTCTTCAACAATATTGAAAAGAACCCCATCTAACAAACACAACCAAATTGTACTAAGAGCTCTCATGTCTAGATCTTCCCAATACTCATCAATCATATTTACATGTGTCTTTCACTTTCCTAGGAATTCCTTGTGCAATCTTGTTGAACTAATAAATAACACATCTTGAGGTTTCATAGCTGAAAATTATCCTTCCCATTAAATTTTTCATCTTGAAATTTGCATTCAAAGCCTTTTGCACTTGATACTGCAAAACCAACACAAAATCCTAGCAcaatcattgattttttttttttttcgatgcTACTTGCATAAGTAGAAGCATAAGTTccttaaaaaaaattgatattgtaGCACAAAATAGTTGCAAATAAATAATGAAGAAacgaaaaatagaagaacaaaatAATACACAAGATAGATTTATATGGTAAAACcttgaccacatgccaaggaaacaTCCACAAGGCAAGCTATTCTTATTGTTTGGAGGAAAAAAATACAATCTACACAATTCAGAGGCAATCAATTTACTTAGATTATTGTTCCATAATTAATCAACCAGAACCATATAAGTGCCTAGAACCATATAGGTGTTTAGATTATTGATCCGCAATTAGAATAATATAAGAGTTTAGATTATTGATCCACAGTTAATCAACTAAAAGCATATAAGAGCTCAATTGTTGTCTATAAACCCTAGTAAGGGCGATTTTTGAAGTAACACCATCATCATCACAATCTTGTTGCGCAGAAGTGCAGTGTCCAAACTGCTCCTTACTTTCATCATCTGAAACCACAAATTTTACAACAGttattgactttttttttttttccatcaaaACTATATTAAGTTTATCATTTTGCCTAACCTGAAGGTGGAGGGTGTGCCAAACTTTTTCACCCCCAGCAAACATTGAGGCACTCTTCACATCGAGTTCCTCTTCTTCCACCAACCTCAACAGCTTAGACAACAAAATCTCTCTTCTACAGCTATGAACTGTAATCACCACCTCATTACTTCCCATTTCTGCACTTACTGTAACCATTGGCCTTGAATCCTGCAAAATCTCTAAAGAAGCTAACATCTTATCACGTTGTTTGCTTAATTTTTTAATCTCACTTAGTAACTCGGGAATGTAGCTTAGAATTTGAGAAACAATGGCTGGATTGCTCAGTTTGGTCTGCAATTAGGCACAAGATATATATCATTACAACACTATACTTATCACATGCTAAAGCTGATTATATGCATAAAAACTAGGAAGATATCAAGCAACTATTATGTTAGAGTTAAGTTTGTAGTTATGGTAACAATATATTTATAAGATTTTTGGAAAAACGTTTGAGAAATATAAAACTTTTGGACACAATTTTATTTATTTcgattataaataattaataaattggcTGCAAGACACtaattgtttaagttcaattaaGTCATCATGTGATGaatagattttaattttgattgttGATGGTTTTGTTCTTGACGAGCTCTTGATCTATGTTGGGCAAAGCCTCCACCTCTACCCTAAACTCATATCGAAATAATGAAATTTGGGAAAAATGTTTGAAAAATATATGATTTTTGGACAATTATCTAAATGAGGGCTCTCTCTCACTATAAACAATTGGTAAGTTGACTACAAGACACTAATTTAGTTCAACACTTCAATCTAAATATAATATAgttcattatttttattttagacCAATATATGGTCTATTGACATTTAACTTAcaaatttatataatatttaagCCACACAATTGTGGAGTAAAAAATATGATTAGTATTCATACTATATAGACACTTACCTTTGACATGGTCAACACATAGTTTCTTTACGTAAACACGAGTATCGTTGGAAATCTAAACCATGATatcaataataataaacaaaaaataataataattatttttttgatcagtaattggccgaagcctgaatagcttttgactgaagctatgaaccagtggggacacagtaggggggcccatccccattacatatctttgaattattattattattattatgtttgattagattgaccccaagaccttccccatcctatggaaggccaagagtcacagcttagaattccaccgaattaagctcaaccccttggaaaattattataataattattatatcgagtttatattagattttataattagttGTGTAAATTCTTTTAAAGCATTACATTCACTTAActtccaaaaattaacccaaactATTTATGAAAAATTAGTAACTTCTAAAAACTACCTCAAACTTTTAATAACAATATTAAATGGTAAACCACAAAGTCACTAAGgtgaatttattaaaaatataaacctTAATATTCTCACACCCCACCTTAAAGTTTACATTAGACAAAACAAGACATGGTGATTGGAAAGCATAGATACATGTTGTTTAGGAGTTTTATATCCAAATTTCTAAGTTATTGAATTATCACCTCCCCAAACTGGACAAAATTATAGATCTCTTGAATTATTGAACAAATGTTGAGAGACATTCACATTGTTCCGTCCTGTTGTCTCATGACCCTCATAAGGTCATAATTCCCAAGATCCATAGGATCTTTGAATGATTTGGACAAGAGTTCATATTTAGTTTACACTAGATCCCTTCATGTCTTCAAAAAGTAAACTTGACAATATATGTATTCTTCAATGTTGTCTACATATATAAAAAAACAAGGCATATGGTTTTCATAAAAAACTCAATCTTTAAATGAGAAGTTGACTCCAAATGAGGAAAAACCTCTAGCCTTTGGTGCCGCTGGCTTCCATTATTGAAGGCCTATTAAAATAGGAATCTATTCGTAGTATTTTAAaaaccaaaattttcaacaaaaGCATATGGCATATCCTCATCCTCAACACAGACTAAGTTAGCTTCATTTCATTTGTCTTTGAATTTTCCCTTGAAAATATTATTGGCTCAAATTTTATAATTCCAATTTGTATGACCTGTTTTCTTGTAGTAAAAacattgaattttaaaatgataagTTGGCATGGAATTTTTGTAAACTTTACTACCAAATATTTAGGAATTCCAAATTATTGTAGGGAGTTATATCCCTGCATAGCAAGCAACAGATGAAGTATCCTTACGCAAGAGCAAATGAAGTCATTGTATGCTCTTCCAAGACATCCTTGATCACACCTTTCAAACTTAATTGATTTCCTCTACTCCCCTACAAGTCCGGTCTACATTTCTTTGTTCACTCTCAACAAAAACAAGAAGCACGTGGATCTTTACAAAAAAACTTCTTCTACATCTGGTTTTGGCCTTTATAGCATAGCAAGGTCTACATTTCTTTGCTTACTATCAACAAAAACAAGAAACACATAGATCTTTAAAAAAAGTTTCTTCTTCAACA is part of the Cryptomeria japonica chromosome 10, Sugi_1.0, whole genome shotgun sequence genome and harbors:
- the LOC131047342 gene encoding transcription factor ORG3-like is translated as MNSLPQLFLEQKSMLTPLDCQLTQNQSHKDKENAEVQKLCHNAKERQRRKRLNILYFQLCSLLPNTNRKTKLSNPAIVSQILSYIPELLSEIKKLSKQRDKMLASLEILQDSRPMVTVSAEMGSNEVVITVHSCRREILLSKLLRLVEEEELDVKSASMFAGGEKVWHTLHLQVRQNDKLNIVLMEKKKKSITVVKFVVSDDESKEQFGHCTSAQQDCDDDGVTSKIALTRVYRQQLSSYMLLVD